A genomic segment from Desulfurella amilsii encodes:
- the rmuC gene encoding DNA recombination protein RmuC, which produces MIDFVILTVSVIATFVAFYVLFKLSKLDSLFLKLDQLNNVLNQIEASLKDELSRTKSDINSNFSMMLNNNDKLLGALSREIKEKMESIESIVSKSLVDISLKHEKLITSNEDKLEKFTQELKLQSQTIDKNLDNIRHMVEEKLEKIRIDNESKLEQMRQTVDEKLHESLEKKLGESFKQVSERLEMVHKGLGEMQALANGVGDLKKVLTNVKNRGILGELQLEKILDDILSTTFYEKNVRTKPNSTEVVEFAIKLPGNGDNETVWLPVDSKFPIENYQRLLEYYETGQLNEIASTQKSLEQNIKQFAKDIKTKYIEAPYTTDFGIMFLPYEGLYSEVLRIDGLFESIMRDYKVVITGPTTLAAFLNSLQMGFRTLTIEKNAHKIMETLMQVKKEFEKFGGVLEKAQSKIRDADKELDDLVGVRTRKIQLALKDVQTPNNDFLPLNDN; this is translated from the coding sequence ATGATTGATTTTGTTATATTGACTGTATCGGTTATAGCAACTTTTGTGGCGTTTTATGTGTTATTTAAGCTTTCAAAATTGGATTCCCTTTTTTTAAAGTTAGATCAATTAAACAACGTACTAAATCAAATTGAAGCAAGCTTAAAAGACGAATTATCTAGAACTAAAAGCGACATAAATTCAAATTTTAGCATGATGCTTAACAATAACGACAAATTGCTTGGTGCGTTAAGTAGAGAAATAAAAGAGAAGATGGAAAGTATCGAATCGATAGTTTCTAAATCACTTGTAGATATTTCTTTAAAGCATGAAAAACTTATTACATCAAACGAAGACAAGCTTGAAAAGTTTACGCAAGAGTTAAAGCTACAAAGCCAAACTATAGATAAAAATTTGGATAATATACGACATATGGTTGAAGAAAAATTAGAAAAAATTAGGATTGATAATGAAAGTAAGTTAGAGCAGATGCGTCAAACCGTCGACGAAAAACTTCATGAATCGCTTGAGAAAAAGTTAGGCGAATCTTTTAAACAGGTTAGTGAAAGGCTTGAGATGGTGCACAAGGGTCTTGGCGAGATGCAGGCATTGGCAAACGGTGTTGGTGATCTTAAAAAAGTTTTAACAAATGTAAAAAATAGGGGCATACTGGGAGAATTGCAACTTGAGAAAATACTTGATGATATACTGAGCACAACTTTTTATGAAAAAAATGTTAGAACAAAACCCAATAGCACTGAGGTGGTTGAGTTTGCCATTAAATTACCTGGAAATGGTGACAATGAAACTGTATGGTTACCTGTCGATTCAAAATTCCCTATTGAAAATTATCAGCGTTTACTTGAATATTACGAAACAGGGCAGCTTAATGAGATTGCTAGCACGCAAAAATCCCTTGAGCAAAATATTAAGCAATTTGCAAAAGACATAAAGACCAAATATATTGAAGCTCCATACACTACAGATTTTGGCATAATGTTTTTGCCTTACGAAGGTCTGTATTCTGAAGTTTTGCGCATTGATGGTTTATTTGAATCCATAATGAGGGATTACAAGGTAGTAATAACAGGCCCCACTACTTTGGCCGCATTTTTAAATAGTTTGCAAATGGGTTTTAGGACCCTAACAATTGAAAAAAATGCCCATAAAATAATGGAAACGCTCATGCAGGTTAAAAAAGAATTTGAAAAGTTTGGTGGTGTTTTAGAAAAAGCCCAAAGCAAAATAAGAGATGCAGATAAAGAATTAGATGACTTAGTCGGTGTTAGGACCAGAAAAATACAGCTTGCCCTAAAGGATGTCCAAACGCCAAACAATGACTTTTTGCCATTAAATGACAATTAA
- a CDS encoding aminotransferase class I/II-fold pyridoxal phosphate-dependent enzyme, which yields MGTKISEFFEHIEPSCIRKAGIFFNQRQSQNPTENIKAINVAIGNVSLPTHPAMLERFLNPKDENLIKGIWRYTQTEGIDEINDAFKNIIKSFLKPECKPNLYSLVDTGGSHIMKLVMLGACGKSLSGEKPLLVLDPVYTNYVSIGEELGVGVISVSRNLTPDGIFSEISIDYLENLIEMYKPGGMLMIPYDNPSGTLTTQKQINEYAKVCMKHNMFLISDEAYRGLYYVDGIDYAPSIWNISEQDVKGIESAGIRISIETLSKVFNACGLRMGALVTDNKLFFEQARAANTTYICPSVVDQYIGGALAHESVSDLQNWVKSLREHYKKILKNLYTNFKKLDPNIIVTQPQASIYSIVDVRNIVKPNFDMDDFVMYCANDGFVEISGQKLTLLVAPVRGFYKNQNAFANTQARIACVVSESEMELVSYLFVELIRQYEQKRSMGLKVSNL from the coding sequence ATGGGTACAAAAATATCAGAGTTTTTTGAACATATTGAGCCGTCGTGTATTAGGAAAGCAGGTATTTTCTTTAACCAAAGACAATCTCAAAATCCAACCGAAAATATAAAAGCAATAAATGTAGCAATAGGTAACGTGTCTTTACCAACGCACCCGGCTATGCTTGAGAGGTTTTTAAACCCAAAAGACGAAAATTTAATTAAAGGTATCTGGCGTTATACACAAACAGAAGGTATTGATGAAATAAATGACGCATTTAAAAATATCATAAAATCTTTTTTAAAACCAGAATGCAAACCTAACCTTTATAGTTTAGTCGATACTGGTGGCTCTCACATAATGAAACTTGTAATGCTTGGCGCTTGTGGTAAATCTTTAAGTGGAGAAAAACCTCTTTTAGTGTTGGATCCAGTTTATACAAACTATGTATCAATAGGTGAAGAACTAGGTGTGGGTGTTATATCTGTAAGTAGAAACTTAACACCAGATGGAATCTTTAGCGAAATTAGCATAGATTATTTAGAAAATCTTATAGAAATGTACAAACCAGGCGGTATGCTTATGATTCCATACGATAACCCATCTGGCACACTAACCACACAAAAACAAATAAATGAATACGCAAAAGTTTGTATGAAGCACAATATGTTTTTAATTAGTGATGAAGCTTACCGTGGTCTTTATTACGTAGATGGAATTGATTATGCACCTTCAATATGGAATATATCAGAGCAAGATGTAAAAGGCATTGAAAGTGCTGGTATAAGAATAAGCATAGAGACGCTTTCTAAAGTCTTTAATGCATGTGGCTTGAGGATGGGTGCTTTAGTTACAGATAACAAATTATTTTTTGAACAAGCACGTGCTGCTAACACTACGTATATTTGCCCATCTGTTGTTGATCAGTATATTGGAGGTGCTTTGGCGCATGAGTCTGTGAGTGATCTTCAAAATTGGGTTAAAAGTTTGAGAGAGCACTATAAAAAAATACTGAAAAACCTATATACTAACTTTAAAAAACTTGATCCAAATATTATCGTAACTCAGCCTCAAGCATCTATCTACTCTATCGTTGATGTGAGAAATATTGTAAAGCCCAATTTTGACATGGATGATTTCGTAATGTATTGCGCTAACGATGGCTTTGTGGAAATATCAGGTCAAAAATTGACGCTTTTAGTTGCTCCTGTTAGAGGTTTTTATAAAAACCAAAATGCTTTCGCTAACACTCAAGCAAGGATTGCCTGTGTGGTTAGTGAAAGTGAAATGGAGCTTGTATCTTATTTGTTTGTTGAACTGATAAGACAATATGAGCAAAAAAGGTCAATGGGTTTAAAAGTTTCAAATCTCTAA
- a CDS encoding YitT family protein, whose translation MSKNNLFNILTSFSLITFGVLVESFGIKSFLLPNEFIDGGITGISMLIHFVTHIDLGLLIIILNIPFLIFGYFSISRLFMIKSIFAILLLGFFVFFINFPIITHDKLLSAVFGGFFLGAGVGLVVKNGGISDGTELMAVVLGKKLSVTVGNVILFLNILIFISASFFLGIDKALYSILAYFSAYKTMDFIIYGIEEYNNVIIISDKNQEIKNMIIHEFKKGVTVYKTYGGFTGLEQESLSCVVTRLEMIKLKKLIFDIDEGAFVIVHPISQATGGIITKHIKA comes from the coding sequence TTGAGCAAAAACAACCTTTTTAACATTTTAACCAGTTTTTCTTTAATCACTTTTGGAGTATTGGTAGAAAGCTTTGGTATAAAAAGTTTCTTGCTACCAAATGAATTTATAGACGGCGGCATAACTGGTATTTCGATGTTAATTCATTTTGTAACACATATTGATTTGGGCTTGCTAATAATTATTCTTAACATCCCATTTTTGATATTCGGTTATTTTAGTATTTCAAGATTATTTATGATAAAAAGTATTTTTGCCATTTTATTATTGGGTTTTTTTGTATTTTTTATCAATTTCCCAATCATAACGCATGATAAATTACTAAGTGCTGTATTTGGCGGATTTTTTTTGGGTGCGGGGGTTGGCTTAGTTGTAAAAAATGGGGGTATATCTGATGGCACCGAATTAATGGCTGTAGTTTTAGGCAAAAAATTATCTGTAACAGTTGGTAATGTAATACTGTTTTTAAATATACTGATATTTATTAGCGCTTCATTTTTTTTAGGAATCGATAAAGCACTATACTCCATTTTGGCTTACTTCAGCGCTTACAAGACAATGGACTTTATTATATACGGCATAGAAGAATACAATAATGTGATTATAATATCAGACAAAAACCAAGAAATCAAAAATATGATTATTCACGAATTCAAAAAAGGCGTTACGGTTTATAAAACATACGGAGGCTTCACTGGTTTAGAACAAGAATCCTTATCATGCGTCGTTACGCGACTAGAAATGATAAAATTAAAAAAGTTAATTTTTGATATAGATGAGGGTGCTTTTGTTATAGTGCACCCGATCTCTCAGGCAACTGGCGGAATTATTACAAAGCATATTAAAGCCTGA
- a CDS encoding carbonic anhydrase, producing the protein MEFVSAVNCMDGRVQEPVINWMKQHYRAKFVDMVTEPGPIKILADNKNDCLVKSIKARLAISVEKHGSSVIVVVGHDDCAGNPSSKETQISQIRDSIKLISSWFNNVTIIGLWVNQDWQVEPLNFQ; encoded by the coding sequence ATGGAGTTTGTCAGTGCGGTTAACTGCATGGATGGAAGAGTCCAAGAGCCAGTCATAAACTGGATGAAACAACACTATAGAGCAAAATTTGTCGATATGGTTACAGAGCCAGGCCCAATAAAAATACTCGCAGATAACAAAAATGATTGTTTGGTAAAATCTATTAAGGCAAGACTTGCTATTTCAGTTGAAAAACACGGATCAAGTGTGATAGTAGTAGTTGGTCATGATGATTGCGCGGGCAACCCATCTAGTAAAGAAACCCAAATTAGTCAGATAAGAGACAGCATAAAGTTAATTTCGAGTTGGTTTAATAATGTAACAATTATTGGTCTTTGGGTAAATCAAGATTGGCAAGTTGAACCTTTAAATTTTCAGTAA
- a CDS encoding metal-dependent transcriptional regulator — translation MNITPVLEDYLERILIMQEENTVARVKDLANYFKVKAPSVVDAVSKLKKDELVEQESYGFITLTPKGMEFAKEVYKKHLLLKDFLHKVLYLNEEIAEDDACKIEHYLSKETIEHILAFMKFIKCKDGFPRWLNNFYYFADTGQRPQDCNCEDK, via the coding sequence ATGAATATTACGCCTGTTTTGGAAGATTACTTAGAAAGAATACTCATCATGCAAGAAGAAAATACAGTGGCAAGGGTAAAAGATCTGGCAAATTACTTTAAGGTAAAAGCTCCATCTGTTGTTGATGCGGTCTCAAAATTAAAAAAAGATGAGCTTGTTGAACAAGAATCATACGGGTTTATTACGCTTACACCAAAAGGTATGGAATTTGCTAAAGAAGTTTACAAAAAGCACCTTCTTTTAAAAGATTTTTTGCATAAAGTGCTGTATTTAAATGAGGAAATTGCAGAAGATGATGCCTGTAAAATTGAGCATTATCTGAGTAAAGAAACAATTGAGCATATCTTAGCATTTATGAAATTTATTAAATGTAAAGATGGTTTTCCAAGGTGGCTTAATAATTTTTATTATTTTGCCGATACAGGCCAAAGACCACAAGATTGTAATTGTGAAGACAAATAG
- a CDS encoding phosphoribosyltransferase: MKLHFKNREQVGIELAEKLKDMVKGEPAVVLGLPRGGVPIASIIAKTLNLEFNIYVSKKIPHPQDEEFAIGAIGEFGEVSVNPFFPNVITKSSIENIKNKINSYINKYRKKPLPSLESKIVILADDGIATGLSMMAAIKDIQQFHPKKILAATGVAAQDTFEKLNKMTTVVALIISNDPFFSVGMYYEDFHQLTDQEVERILSDEQ; this comes from the coding sequence ATGAAATTGCACTTTAAAAACAGAGAGCAAGTTGGTATAGAATTAGCAGAAAAATTAAAAGATATGGTAAAAGGAGAGCCTGCAGTTGTACTTGGCCTGCCGCGTGGGGGTGTGCCTATTGCTTCAATTATAGCAAAAACACTCAATCTAGAATTTAATATCTACGTTTCAAAAAAAATACCACATCCTCAAGACGAAGAATTTGCTATTGGGGCTATTGGTGAATTTGGCGAGGTATCGGTTAATCCTTTTTTTCCAAATGTAATTACAAAAAGCTCCATTGAAAACATTAAGAATAAAATTAATTCTTATATAAATAAATACCGAAAAAAACCTCTACCTAGTCTTGAATCAAAAATAGTTATTTTAGCTGATGATGGCATAGCTACCGGTCTTTCAATGATGGCAGCGATAAAAGATATACAACAATTTCATCCAAAAAAAATTCTAGCGGCAACAGGTGTAGCAGCACAGGATACTTTTGAAAAACTAAATAAAATGACAACAGTTGTTGCTTTAATTATTTCCAATGATCCCTTTTTTAGCGTTGGTATGTATTATGAAGATTTTCACCAATTAACCGATCAAGAGGTCGAAAGAATCCTGTCTGATGAACAATAA
- the nadB gene encoding L-aspartate oxidase — protein MRDCIVIGSGVAGLRAAIKLNTLGLDIAIYTKDSAKESNTNYAQGGIAVCLSKDDNFDLHIKDTLIAGAGLCNKKSVEILVKEGPDRVKELINWGCKFDKNENGELNFTREAAHSVNRILHAHGDATGAEIERALLSKAYTENIEINEHYRLLDLIVENKKIVGAKFHNLQNNTLEYIYAKSVILATGGYAAIYNHTTNPLIATGDGIASAFLVGCTVEDMEFVQFHPTALNYKKAPSFLLSESMRGEGAILINDKGERFMEKYSKHLELAPRDIVARSIFSEMQNNLKDHVYLDISHLDSDFVRKRFPTIYNECLKYGLDITKEPIPVSPAAHYTMGGIKTDVNCKTNINGLFACGECACNGVHGANRLASNSMLEGLVFGTRAAQSAFDYAQDKNFTHKANETFKLEETAKNYRIKIKNLKDRIFKDLGIVRKLSLMEDLLECDLSSFQVIKNNNSTDVDYRNLLIISILVSHSALERKNSVGAHYCIDTPWPPTDKSHISLNIKDLEKWA, from the coding sequence GTGAGAGATTGTATCGTTATAGGCAGTGGGGTTGCTGGCCTTAGGGCTGCTATCAAACTTAACACTCTTGGTCTTGATATAGCTATATATACAAAAGACAGCGCAAAAGAGTCAAATACAAACTACGCTCAAGGCGGTATAGCAGTTTGCTTATCAAAAGATGATAATTTTGATTTACATATAAAAGACACTCTTATTGCTGGCGCTGGACTTTGCAATAAAAAAAGTGTTGAAATTTTAGTGAAAGAAGGTCCAGATAGAGTCAAAGAGTTAATCAATTGGGGTTGTAAGTTTGATAAAAACGAAAATGGAGAGTTAAATTTTACAAGAGAGGCTGCACATAGTGTAAACAGAATACTGCACGCACATGGCGATGCAACAGGCGCCGAAATTGAGCGGGCTTTATTGAGTAAAGCATACACAGAAAATATAGAAATTAATGAACATTATCGTTTATTAGATTTGATTGTAGAAAATAAAAAGATTGTGGGTGCAAAATTCCATAATTTACAAAATAACACGCTTGAGTATATTTACGCAAAATCTGTCATTTTAGCAACGGGTGGCTATGCAGCCATATACAACCACACTACAAACCCTTTAATTGCCACAGGCGATGGCATAGCAAGTGCATTTTTGGTTGGTTGCACAGTTGAAGATATGGAATTTGTCCAATTTCACCCAACAGCCCTAAACTACAAAAAAGCTCCTTCTTTTTTGCTATCTGAATCCATGCGCGGTGAAGGAGCAATACTAATTAACGATAAAGGTGAGCGTTTTATGGAAAAATATAGCAAACATCTCGAGCTTGCACCAAGAGACATTGTAGCAAGGAGTATTTTTTCAGAAATGCAAAATAATTTAAAAGACCATGTGTACTTAGATATTTCTCACCTTGATAGCGATTTTGTTAGAAAGAGGTTTCCAACTATTTACAACGAATGTCTAAAGTATGGCTTGGATATTACAAAAGAGCCCATACCGGTATCGCCTGCTGCACATTATACAATGGGCGGTATAAAAACTGATGTTAATTGCAAAACCAATATCAATGGACTTTTTGCATGTGGCGAGTGTGCGTGTAACGGAGTGCACGGGGCTAATCGGCTAGCAAGCAACTCTATGCTAGAGGGTCTTGTATTTGGCACAAGAGCTGCTCAATCTGCTTTTGATTATGCACAAGATAAAAATTTCACACACAAAGCCAACGAAACATTTAAGTTAGAAGAAACAGCTAAAAATTATCGAATTAAAATAAAAAACCTTAAAGACAGGATTTTTAAAGATCTTGGAATTGTAAGAAAATTATCATTAATGGAAGATTTGCTTGAGTGCGATCTTTCTAGCTTTCAGGTAATTAAAAATAATAATAGCACAGATGTTGATTACAGAAACTTGCTAATTATATCTATATTAGTATCACACTCTGCCTTAGAGCGAAAAAACTCTGTGGGAGCGCACTACTGCATTGACACACCCTGGCCTCCAACAGACAAATCTCACATTAGTCTTAACATTAAAGACTTAGAAAAATGGGCCTAG
- a CDS encoding phosphoribosyltransferase — protein MNLKKIIDKKDIERRIIELSKQINKAFQNKHVVVFYIEKGAKPFFDKLSKYFEFDYKYESIGVKSYEYDKSAQLKWLKKPTLDVSANVCLLIDDILDTGQTISKVKDYILGMGAKTVYICVAIDKKESRIMNIEPDFKLFDVKKGFLVGFGMDYNEKYRDLEDIYEIAL, from the coding sequence ATGAACTTAAAAAAAATTATCGATAAAAAAGATATAGAACGTCGCATAATCGAGCTTTCTAAACAGATCAATAAGGCATTTCAAAATAAACATGTAGTTGTATTTTATATAGAGAAAGGTGCAAAACCATTTTTTGATAAACTATCAAAGTATTTTGAGTTTGACTATAAATACGAATCAATTGGTGTGAAAAGTTATGAGTATGACAAAAGCGCACAGTTAAAATGGCTTAAAAAACCAACATTGGATGTCAGCGCTAATGTGTGTTTATTAATTGACGATATACTAGATACGGGTCAAACAATATCTAAAGTCAAGGATTACATTTTAGGAATGGGGGCAAAAACTGTTTATATATGCGTAGCAATAGATAAAAAAGAAAGTAGAATAATGAATATTGAGCCTGATTTTAAATTATTTGATGTGAAAAAAGGTTTTTTAGTTGGCTTCGGTATGGACTATAATGAAAAATACAGAGATTTGGAAGATATTTATGAAATTGCACTTTAA
- a CDS encoding sensor histidine kinase, whose product MRIEYIERIIPPVYLNFIILFIRIISTVAAVFWCMYNAQSNDLVYYIFLGLIYIYILFYIIRITIDSKYCHLFCFFTFFVDQFVITYFMYNTGGIYSVFYSGYFVIISIASILLGLSYGLFLALAASVFILYLGISVSFNTLDLVYKIIPLFIIALPSGVISEYMAYYSIIRENLKNELEEKNLQLTKYIKEIDSLQKQLIEQEKRKILETFTEDMSHVLKNPLMSIGGIADILDRKIKEGKIEDIDKYIERIKNESKKLNVVLNNVLQISDGKMVFEDLNIIALFDGIIADFKKRIKNLNFNVNMDGHVKFVKLDKKKFTVVINNVIDSLLETKKDSTTIYIQSYQKTISNKKILIIEISNRQYVIPQAILNNIFEPFVSGGSTKKGIALPVVKNIINLHGGTVDVESDENGTIFKISLPIL is encoded by the coding sequence ATGAGAATAGAATACATTGAGCGCATAATACCGCCCGTATACTTAAACTTCATAATACTATTTATTAGGATCATATCTACCGTTGCCGCTGTGTTTTGGTGTATGTATAATGCGCAAAGCAATGATTTAGTTTATTATATTTTTTTGGGCTTGATTTATATCTACATCCTGTTCTATATAATAAGAATAACAATTGATAGCAAATACTGCCACCTATTTTGTTTTTTTACTTTTTTTGTAGACCAGTTTGTTATTACATACTTTATGTACAATACGGGAGGTATCTACAGCGTGTTTTACAGCGGATACTTCGTTATTATCTCTATAGCCTCAATACTCCTTGGCCTTTCTTATGGGCTTTTCCTTGCTCTTGCTGCCAGTGTATTTATATTGTATCTTGGCATAAGTGTGTCTTTTAATACCCTAGATTTGGTTTACAAAATTATACCACTTTTTATCATAGCTTTGCCTTCTGGTGTTATTAGTGAGTATATGGCGTATTACTCAATTATCAGGGAAAATTTAAAAAACGAGCTCGAAGAAAAAAATCTACAACTTACAAAATACATTAAAGAAATAGACTCACTCCAAAAACAATTAATAGAGCAGGAAAAAAGAAAAATATTAGAAACCTTCACAGAAGATATGTCGCATGTGTTAAAAAATCCATTAATGTCCATTGGTGGTATAGCAGATATCCTTGATAGAAAAATCAAAGAGGGCAAAATTGAAGATATTGACAAATATATTGAAAGAATTAAAAACGAAAGTAAAAAGCTCAATGTTGTGCTAAACAATGTTTTACAAATATCAGACGGAAAAATGGTATTTGAAGATCTTAACATCATTGCCTTGTTTGATGGAATAATTGCAGATTTTAAAAAAAGAATAAAAAATTTAAATTTTAACGTTAACATGGATGGACATGTAAAATTTGTCAAACTAGATAAAAAGAAATTTACAGTAGTAATTAACAATGTTATAGATAGTTTACTTGAGACAAAAAAAGACTCTACAACTATCTATATTCAATCATACCAAAAAACAATCTCTAACAAAAAAATATTGATCATAGAAATCTCAAATAGACAGTATGTGATCCCGCAGGCTATTCTAAACAACATATTCGAGCCATTTGTTTCTGGTGGTTCTACTAAAAAAGGTATAGCTTTGCCTGTTGTAAAAAATATAATAAATCTGCATGGTGGAACTGTTGATGTTGAAAGCGATGAAAATGGCACTATATTTAAAATAAGTTTACCAATTTTATAA
- the amrS gene encoding AmmeMemoRadiSam system radical SAM enzyme, protein MKEAYLYKQLNNKKVRCDLCSHRCVIEENQVGICKVRKNINGKLYSLVYEKVIAQAVDPIEKKPLYHFLPGSKSYSIATVGCNFTCLNCQNYEISQYMYYHDEPAGKYYSVNNVVSDAIFLDCSSISYTYTEPTVFFEYAIDCAYNAKLKGLKNVFVTNGFFTKQALDKMTGLIDAVNIDLKSMSESFYKNIAGGRLKPVLNSIEYSKGKGIWVEITTLVMPTLNDTDDEIEKIARFIKSIDVNIPWHISAFYPTYKLTNIGPTSIKTIQKAYEIGKSVGLRYVYGGNITKNNLENTYCYNCGELLIERNGFAIIKNTTLGNRCPKCNAEIAGVL, encoded by the coding sequence ATGAAAGAAGCGTATTTATATAAGCAATTAAATAATAAAAAAGTAAGATGCGATTTATGTTCTCACAGGTGCGTAATTGAAGAAAATCAGGTAGGAATTTGCAAAGTAAGAAAAAATATCAACGGCAAACTCTACAGTTTGGTTTATGAAAAAGTCATAGCCCAAGCTGTTGACCCAATTGAAAAAAAACCTCTATACCACTTTTTGCCTGGATCTAAAAGCTACTCTATAGCCACAGTTGGGTGTAATTTTACATGTTTAAACTGCCAAAATTACGAGATCAGTCAATATATGTATTATCATGATGAGCCAGCTGGAAAATATTATTCTGTAAATAATGTGGTATCTGATGCTATATTTTTAGATTGTAGCTCTATTTCCTATACCTACACAGAACCTACCGTATTTTTTGAATATGCTATAGATTGCGCATACAATGCTAAATTAAAAGGCTTGAAAAATGTTTTTGTTACTAATGGATTTTTCACCAAACAAGCCTTAGACAAAATGACAGGTTTAATCGATGCAGTTAATATCGATCTAAAATCTATGAGTGAATCTTTTTATAAAAACATAGCTGGCGGGAGATTAAAACCTGTGCTAAATTCTATTGAATACTCAAAAGGAAAAGGCATCTGGGTTGAGATAACTACACTTGTTATGCCTACACTAAACGATACTGATGATGAAATTGAAAAAATAGCTAGATTTATCAAATCCATAGATGTAAATATACCATGGCATATCAGCGCATTTTACCCCACATATAAATTAACCAACATAGGTCCAACAAGCATTAAAACCATTCAAAAAGCCTATGAAATTGGGAAATCTGTCGGTTTAAGGTATGTTTATGGTGGTAATATAACGAAGAACAATCTTGAAAATACGTATTGCTACAATTGTGGAGAATTGTTGATTGAACGTAACGGTTTTGCTATAATAAAAAATACTACTTTAGGCAACAGGTGCCCAAAGTGTAATGCAGAAATTGCTGGAGTGTTATGA
- the prfA gene encoding peptide chain release factor 1: protein MIDKLEALEKKYNEIQEQMSSQEVLNNYEKLKNLNEDLKKITPAVEKYKLYKSIQNQINQNEELLKDSELKELAKEEIKELEIKSSQLMDELKFMLLPKDPLDEKDIILEIRAGTGGEEAALFAQDLFRMYTRYAENKNFKVEILEKSLSDTGGIKEIIANVRGKGVYSKFKFESGTHRVQRVPITESQGRIHTSAATVAVLPEADDVEVNVNPDDLRIDVYRSSGSGGQHVNTTDSAVRITHIPTGLVATCQDEKSQYKNKEKAMKILYARLSDFYRSQQESQIAQARKAQVGSGDRSERIRTYNFPQGRVTDHRINLTLYKLNQILEGELDELIEALLIADQTKKLSQTEN from the coding sequence ATGATAGACAAGTTAGAAGCTTTAGAAAAAAAATACAATGAAATCCAAGAGCAAATGAGTTCTCAAGAGGTATTAAACAACTATGAAAAACTAAAAAACCTAAATGAAGATCTAAAAAAAATTACACCGGCCGTTGAAAAATATAAGTTATACAAAAGCATTCAAAATCAGATAAACCAAAATGAAGAGCTCTTAAAAGACAGCGAACTCAAAGAATTAGCTAAGGAAGAAATAAAAGAGCTGGAAATAAAAAGCTCACAATTAATGGATGAACTTAAATTCATGTTATTGCCCAAAGATCCCTTAGATGAAAAAGATATAATATTAGAGATTAGAGCGGGCACTGGTGGTGAAGAGGCGGCACTTTTTGCACAGGATTTATTTAGAATGTATACCCGATATGCAGAAAATAAAAATTTCAAAGTAGAAATTTTAGAAAAAAGTTTATCAGACACTGGTGGTATAAAAGAAATAATAGCAAATGTTAGGGGAAAAGGGGTATACTCTAAATTTAAATTTGAAAGTGGCACACATAGGGTTCAAAGAGTACCTATTACTGAATCTCAGGGCAGAATTCATACATCAGCAGCGACGGTTGCAGTGCTGCCAGAAGCTGATGATGTTGAGGTAAATGTGAACCCAGATGATTTGAGAATTGATGTATACAGATCCTCTGGATCTGGTGGCCAACATGTAAATACTACTGATTCTGCTGTAAGGATAACTCATATACCAACTGGTCTTGTAGCTACTTGCCAAGACGAAAAATCCCAATACAAAAACAAAGAAAAAGCAATGAAAATTCTATATGCAAGGCTTTCTGATTTTTACAGAAGCCAGCAAGAATCGCAAATTGCACAAGCTAGAAAGGCTCAAGTTGGCAGTGGGGATAGGTCAGAGCGCATTAGAACATACAATTTTCCTCAAGGGCGCGTAACAGACCACAGGATAAATTTAACTTTATACAAGCTTAATCAGATACTTGAAGGCGAACTTGATGAACTTATTGAGGCATTATTAATTGCAGATCAAACTAAAAAATTAAGTCAAACAGAGAATTAA